The following nucleotide sequence is from Micromonospora sp. WMMD1120.
CCACCACCTGGTCCTGCACCTGACCCAGGACCGTCTGCACGTCAGCGAGAATGTCCGCCGGCACACCCAACTCGGTCAACGTCACCGTCAGGTGCTCGCCCACCTTCACGTAGTGCGCCACCGGGATGTGCAACGGCTGGTGCGCCTCCGCCAGACCCCGACCGCTGTACTCGTTCGGCCCGCCCAGCACCACCGTCAACATCAATGCCAGGTGCCGCCGCTGACCCGCCATGTCCACATCGGCGAAGTAACCCGCCAACTCCGGGTCAGCCAGCACCTTCTCGTAGAACAGCTCCACCGCCGCCTTGACCGAACTCGCGCCGCCAATGCGCTCGTAGTGCGAAACGGGAGCAGTCTCTTCCGTAACCGTCACGGTTGTTCCTTCCGGGGAATGAAGGGTGCAGAACCGTGAGGGACCATAGCGTGTCAACCGCCCGCGGTCAGTGCCCCCATATCAGATTCCCGACACGGCACC
It contains:
- a CDS encoding group 1 truncated hemoglobin; protein product: MTVTEETAPVSHYERIGGASSVKAAVELFYEKVLADPELAGYFADVDMAGQRRHLALMLTVVLGGPNEYSGRGLAEAHQPLHIPVAHYVKVGEHLTVTLTELGVPADILADVQTVLGQVQDQVVAADAGSGA